In Macaca fascicularis isolate 582-1 chromosome X, T2T-MFA8v1.1, one DNA window encodes the following:
- the LOC102139885 gene encoding LOW QUALITY PROTEIN: heat shock transcription factor, X-linked-like (The sequence of the model RefSeq protein was modified relative to this genomic sequence to represent the inferred CDS: inserted 1 base in 1 codon) — protein sequence MEDKPSLSVALCEERNSRGQGHGLDRVPFPPQLHSETYLHPADPSPAWDDPVSTGSPNFRLLTEEIAFQALAEEASFRRPRPDGDIPPQGEDNLLSLPFPQKLWRLVSSNQFSSIWWDEGGASIVINQKLFEKEILERDVAHKVFATDSIKSFFRQLNLYGFRKRRQCSFRTLTHVFPAQRPVSILNKLEFYCHPYFQRDSPHLLVRMKRRVGVKSAPGHQEEDKPEAAGSCLAPADTEQQDHTSPNENDQVTPQHQEAVGPNTQIRSVSALPASPVMVPDPAMASDNTPVTQPAGEWSEGSQAHVTPVAAVPGPAAQPFLSVPGSPTQMNSYRPVVALPTASPSTLAMETTGLPAPGMLPFCHLWVPVTLVAAGAAQPVVSMAMFPHPLALHHHCPHSHRTSQYMPASDGPXAYPDYADQRT from the exons ATGGAGGACAAGCCATCACTGAGTGTGGCTCTCTGTGAAGAAAGAAATTCGAGAGGACAGGGTCATGGCTTGGACAGGGTGCCTTTTCCTCCCCAGTTGCACTCAGAGACCTACCTTCACCCAGCAGATCCTTCCCCTGCCTGGGATGACCCAGTGTCCACTGGGAGCCCTAACTTCAGGCTGCTGACAGAAGAAATCGCTTTCCAAGCTCTGGCCGAGGAGGCTTCGTTCAGAAGGCCGCGCCCTGATGGTGACATCCCGCCCCAGGGAGAAGACaatctcctctccctcccttttccgcAGAAACTGTGGAGACTGGTCAGCAGCAATCAGTTTTCATCCATCTGGTGGGATGAAGGAGGGGCTTCTATAGTGATCAATCAAAAACTCTTTGAAAAGGAGATTCTCGAAAGGGACGTCGCACACAAAGTGTTTGCCACGGATTCAATAAAGAGCTTCTTCCGCCAGCTAAACTTGTATGGCTTCCGAAAACGGCGTCAATGCTCTTTCAGGACCCTCACCCACGTTTTCCCCGCACAAAGGCCAGTCTCCATCTTGAATAAG TTAGAGTTCTACTGCCATCCCTACTTTCAAAGAGACTCCCCTCACCTCCTCGTGAGGATGAAGAGAAGAGTGGGCGTCAAGTCTGCACCAGGACATCAGGAGGAGGACAAGCCAGAAGCTGCTGGATCCTGTCTGGCACCAGCAGACACTGAGCAACAAGATCACACATCTCCGAATGAGAATGATCAGGTCACACCGCAACACCAGGAAGCGGTGGGTCCCAACACCCAAATCAGAAGTGTCTCTGCTCTACCAGCAAGTCCTGTGATGGTGCCCGATCCCGCCATGGCAAGTGACAACACTCCAGTGACCCAGCCGGCCGGCGAGTGGTCAGAGGGCAGCCAGGCTCACGTCACTCCGGTGGCCGCTGTCCCTGGGCCTGCAGCGCAGCCATTCCTCTCTGTCCCCGGATCTCCCACCCAGATGAATTCTTACAGGCCTGTGGTGGCCCTTCCCACAGCGTCCCCCAGTACCCTTGCCATGGAGACCACAGGACTTCCTGCGCCTGGCATGCTGCCCTTTTGCCATCTCTGGGTGCCGGTGACCCTAGTGGCTGCTGGGGCTGCACAGCCTGTTGTCTCCATGGCCATGTTCCCCCATCCCCTAGCTCTGCACCACCATTGCCCCCACAGCCACCGCACATCACAGTACATGCCAGCTAGCGATGGCC AGGCATACCCAGACTACGCAGACCAGCGCACATAG